A portion of the Lolium rigidum isolate FL_2022 chromosome 1, APGP_CSIRO_Lrig_0.1, whole genome shotgun sequence genome contains these proteins:
- the LOC124682813 gene encoding uncharacterized protein LOC124682813, with product MLQKALKWCSCRHHNRSRNLLDLAMARARLAHKSRGPCSRKRRLNSPRKCWILKFSLKSLVCLHLMLQILHLPVRCSFSGQVIKQSASSRGLGRMERARKRRPELEAGVLPLDDDGLW from the exons ATGTTACAAAAGGCTCTGAAATGGTGCTCCTGCAGGCACCACAATCGGTCACGAAACCTCCTGGACCTAG CGATGGCAAGGGCGAGATTGGCTCACAAGTCGAGAGGGCCATGTTCACGGAAACGTCGCCTGAACAGCCCGAGGAAGTGCTGGATCCTCAAGTTCAGTCTAAAGAG CTTGGTTTGCCTGCATCTGATGCTCCAGATTCTCCACCTGCCCGTCCGCTGCTCCTTTAGTGGACAGGTCATCAAACAAA GCGCAAGCAGCCGCGGACTCGGGCGGATGGAGCGGGCAAGAAAAAGAAGGCCTGAGCTAGAGGCAG GAGTGCTGCCACTAGACGACGACGGCCTTTGGTAG